GTTATCTTTACCTTTGCGTTTCTTGCCAGAAACACCACTGGCTTGTTTACGCCAACCAGGATCCGCAGGTCGTAGCAGAATTTGTATACCGGCACCATCATCTTTATCTAATGTTGATAGTGCATTCAGCAATGATTGCATTGCATCGCGTTTCAGATCTTGATAAGTAGCTATCGGATACGCAAAATGCTCTTTGAGCGTTAATTCACCACCTATAGTGCCAGTTATCTTGCCTACAGGACTAAAAATATTGTGTTCATCAACCTCCTCTAGCCTCGCAGACGGATACGCACTAACTACCGCTTGCTTAACAACATCTACCAACACAACCGGTACAGCTGCATAAAAATGCACAAAACCATGGCTCCCCACTATCTCAAAAGCAAGGTGTCGCTGACCATAAAATTTACTTTTTAGACCTTTTTGCAGCGTGCTTGCAATAATGTTGTAGAGTACTTGTGCTTTAGATATGTTCTCGTCCACAATATCGCGCACATCACGACCACCAGAGTCTTCATCGTCACTTTGAGGAGGCAACTGTATGAGCAGAGGAACCATCTTGAGCCCCCTCTCAAAGTTCTTTTGCTCCCGAAACGTCTTTCGTACCTGCCAATATACAAACGGTGCTGCAAGCAGACCAAGAACAAATAACGTTACTAGTAGAAATATAAATGTTGTCATAGTTTAGTCGTCAACCGGTTTTATCTCTTTGTTGTAGCGCTTCTTTAAGTAATCTGCTCGCACTTGATTCATCTGTTGGTTCTGTTTATATGGATCGTCTTTGGTGTGTTCAACAATCTCTTTTGCTTTATGAACCCATTCTTTTTCTATTAAGTCCACATCGTCAGCTATAGGAGGGGTTGATGGATCTGGTTGGTCATTGGCTGCGCTATTATCATTATCGCTAGCAGGATTTGTATGATCTGACGTGGGCTGAACCTGCGTGCCTTGTTGAGGCTGAGAAGATGGGGTTTGAGTAGAGGTAGTCTCAACTGATTGAGACATTTTTTGCTCATTAGGGGTATTAATCTGCTCAGCTGAACTGTCAAATTCCCCAGTTTGTGGCTTTGGTAACTCTGTTTGTGGGTATGATTCCCCTTGTTGCTCATTCATCTCTGTAATTATAACAAAGGAATTGAAAGTTCGTTACGATAGAAGGTCTGTTTTTTTAAAATAAAACGTTAAACCACCGAGTAACCCGAGTGTTATTAACAAATCTCTTACAGAAAGTTGTCCGATAGATTGCAAAATCAAAAGCAAAACCGGCAAAATTGCAGACACAATCGCCAGCCACCCCCTGAACTGGCGCGAAATATTTGGAAACCAGCGATATAAAATACTGCTAAATATCTGGTAGACGATGAAAAACACAAGCAAAAACGGCAGTATGAGCAATGGTAGTGGCACGTTATTTGGGTTTGAAAGGGTAATTATACCAAGTAGCATCACTACAGATCCGCCGAAGATTACGACTCGAAATTTAGAATTTCGCATATAGAAATAGTGTAGCCCAAGTCGAACAAATAAAATAGCACCAACGTATTGTTGGTGCCGGAAATAAGCGTGGAGCTAGGACGGTAAAACCGCTCGTTAAAAATACTATTTAGCGCTTACCGTCCGTAGCATGACTGACCGCTCCCATTACGAGAGCGATATCGGCATTGTAGCCGTAGGAATGTAAGTTTTTGTTTTAACCTACTGCATCGAATCTACTATTTTATGTACAAAAAGTCAAGCATTATTAGTAGTTGTATTTACAACTATACAGATATAAACTTAGTTATTATATAAAAATTTATATAATAATATTGTTGTTGTAATTACGTTATATATGAATAGATTTTAGTTACTCTGATGAAGTAATATAATTTTAAAGTTATTGAATTTATCATTACTTAGGCTGCACATATCAGCTTTTAAAAATACATTTAACAATGCACTGTAGCGTATACATTATTAGTAGTTTTGCCTGTCAAATTACCCAAAGTATGGCAACGTATAGCAACCAAACCCTCGATCTGTTCCGGCCTATTTAGGTCTCTTGCCTAGAATTAAGAAGTTATTGTTATGAGCACATTGCAGCTAAACTCGACTGTACCGCCCGTAATAAAACGTATTAATTAACAAACTAGCAACCTTAGAACCATAAATACCCTACAGTACCGTAATTTCCGTACCCTATATTAATAGCTAAACACGCAAAACCTAGCATATATAAAAAGCCCCAACGATAGTCGCCATTACGTATTAAAGCCGTGGGACGTTATGCGGGAACCGATAACCTATCGTAGACAACCTCGATAGCGCAAAACGGTAATTTAAATCTATTATATTACTTAATTTAATCTGCCTTTGAACTGACCTGCCATAACGATTCGTCTTGCCCTATTTATATTTAGATTGAGCCCTAATGACCAATCAAAATAGGTCAAATACATCTTATTTTTTAATCATCGACGACGGGAAGTTATACACAAGCTAAAAAATAAACCGTAAACGTGTTGACAGGCTCGTTTATGGTGGCTAATATAAGGTCAGCACTTGAATAAAAAAAGTGCTCAAAAACAAAAACGCAATCTGTAACAACGGCTTCTCGCAAGCCGTTGTTCAATATAAAACCAAGACCACCCACAAAAAACTTAAAACCAAAAACATAAAGCAGTCCCGGTTTAACGGGACTGCTTTTTTGTATATAATAGAATTAAGTAAACGAGGTGGGTGTATGAGCGCAACGGTTCAAAGCATTGCGATAGCGGGTGACGATTGTCCGGTTATTGATGTTGAGTGCAATATGTCTAATGGCTTGCCCAATTTGCTTATCGTCGGGTTTGCCAACAAGGCAGTTGAAGAAGCCCGTGAACGTGTCCGCAGCGCTTTTAGTAACTCTGACTTGGACATGCCAAAAAAACGAATAATTATCAATCTCGCGCCCGCCGATCTACCAAAAGAAAGCCCCAGCTTTGACGCAGCAATCGCCACCTCAATTTTACTGGCAAGTGGTCAAGTCAAGCAGCGACCTCCACAAAAGACACTTATTATGGGTGAGCTGGGTCTGGATGGAAGCATACGTCCGGTGCGTGGAATTATTGGCGCTATAATAAGCGGGAAGAAAAAAGGCTTCACCACTTTTTATATACCAAAAAAGAACCAACGGCAGGCCGCACTCATACCTGACATCACTGTTATCCCTGTTAACAGCCTCCGCGAAATATATCTCGATCTTACAAAAACCGTCCAGATTAGCCCTCTTATCCCGAAAGATTCGCACTATATCCATAAACAACAGGAGAGCGCGACTGATTTTTGCCACGTTGTGGGACAAGCCCGAGCAAAGCGCGCTCTAGAGATTGCTGCAGCCGGCGCACATAACATCCTTCTTAATGGCCCTCCCGGCACCGGTAAGAGTATGCTTGCCAAAGCAATTCCTAGCATTCTTGCCCCCTTAGAGCTTGACGAAATTTTAGAAATCACTCATTTACATAGTCTTGCAACCAAACAGTTCGATAAAATACTTACCAACCGCCCCTTCCGATCACCTCATCATAGTGCCAGCGAAATAGCCATTATTGGCGGCGGTCAGAAGCCACGGCCAGGCGAAATTAGCCTCAGCCACCGAGGTGTGCTGTTTTTTGATGAATTTCCAGAGTTTGATCGCAATGTTATTGAAGCTTTGCGTCAACCATTAGAAGACAAAACAATAACTGTGACTCGAGCTAAGGACAGCTTTACATTCCCGGCAGATTTTATACTCGTTGCTACTGCCAACCCTTGTCCTTGCGGCTATTACGGCACCGATAAAACTTGTAGCTGCATGCCTTCCCAAATTGTAAAATACCAGCGAAAACTCTCAGGGCCTATCATAGACAGAATCGACATGCATATAGATGTTGAGGAGGTGCAACACGAACATCTACTCAAAGATGGACGAGAAGAAAACAGCCAAACTATTAGGCAACGTGTCATAAAAGCTCGTAGCGCGCAACAAAAACGATTCTCTAACCCATCTAAAACCAACTCAACCCTTACAAATCAGGAAATTAAGCGTCACGCTCAACTTGACACTACGGCAGAAAAGCTACTAAATGACGCCGCCAAGCGACTAGATATATCACCTAGAAGCTATATGAGGCTTATAAAAGTGGCTCGAACCATTGCCGACCTTGACGATAGCAACAACGTAACCGTACCGCATATTAGCGAAGCCTTACAATATAGACGACAAACTACTCAATTATAGGTACATTTTTGTTGACCTCTGTTCTTTTATCTGTTAAAATCCTATTCAATCGGCTAAAGTTAATGCTTAAGGAGTTAGACCCATCGACAAGTTCACCCGCCTGAACGGAACAATTCGGGCACCACAACTGCGCGTCGTAGACGACGAAGGACAGCAGTTAGGCGTCATGTCACGCGAGGAGGCGCTACGAGCTGCAGAAGAACGAAGTCTTGACCTTGTCGAAATATCCCCTAACGCAAACCCGCCGGTTGCCAAGATAGTAGACTGGGGTAAGTTTAACTATCAACGAACTAAACAACTCCAAAAGAATAAGAAGAACGCCAAAGCTCCAGAAATGAAGCAAATGCGTTTTGGGCTAAAGATTGGCGAGCACGACCTAGGAGTGAAACTTAGAAAAGTCACTGACTTCTTAGAGTCTGGACACAAAGTTAAACTTACTGTGTTTTATCGCGGAAGAGAGTTGGCTCACAAAGATCTGGGGTTTAAACTCGCCGAGAAAATAATCTCTGATTACGGTGATATGATAATCGTTGACCAAAAACCCCAGCTAGCCGGCAAACAGTTACACTTTGTTATAAGGGGCAACCCGGCAGCCAAATCCATGAAGAAACCTCAACCAAAAGAGGAAACTGACAATAAGTCCATAACATCGATAAAGGGATTAGATAAACTAGAACGTTCGGGAGGACAAGATGCCAAAGCA
This portion of the Candidatus Saccharibacteria bacterium genome encodes:
- a CDS encoding YifB family Mg chelatase-like AAA ATPase, translated to MSATVQSIAIAGDDCPVIDVECNMSNGLPNLLIVGFANKAVEEARERVRSAFSNSDLDMPKKRIIINLAPADLPKESPSFDAAIATSILLASGQVKQRPPQKTLIMGELGLDGSIRPVRGIIGAIISGKKKGFTTFYIPKKNQRQAALIPDITVIPVNSLREIYLDLTKTVQISPLIPKDSHYIHKQQESATDFCHVVGQARAKRALEIAAAGAHNILLNGPPGTGKSMLAKAIPSILAPLELDEILEITHLHSLATKQFDKILTNRPFRSPHHSASEIAIIGGGQKPRPGEISLSHRGVLFFDEFPEFDRNVIEALRQPLEDKTITVTRAKDSFTFPADFILVATANPCPCGYYGTDKTCSCMPSQIVKYQRKLSGPIIDRIDMHIDVEEVQHEHLLKDGREENSQTIRQRVIKARSAQQKRFSNPSKTNSTLTNQEIKRHAQLDTTAEKLLNDAAKRLDISPRSYMRLIKVARTIADLDDSNNVTVPHISEALQYRRQTTQL
- the infC gene encoding translation initiation factor IF-3; translation: MNGTIRAPQLRVVDDEGQQLGVMSREEALRAAEERSLDLVEISPNANPPVAKIVDWGKFNYQRTKQLQKNKKNAKAPEMKQMRFGLKIGEHDLGVKLRKVTDFLESGHKVKLTVFYRGRELAHKDLGFKLAEKIISDYGDMIIVDQKPQLAGKQLHFVIRGNPAAKSMKKPQPKEETDNKSITSIKGLDKLERSGGQDAKAENA